In Calothrix sp. PCC 7507, one DNA window encodes the following:
- a CDS encoding ribbon-helix-helix protein, CopG family, with product MLSVRLDEETKSQLADILAHEQTDKSELIRRLIAERWLTLQAGKTFHLIVVLNLAESAK from the coding sequence ATGCTGAGTGTCAGACTAGACGAAGAAACAAAAAGTCAGTTAGCGGATATCTTGGCTCACGAGCAAACAGACAAAAGTGAGTTGATTAGACGCTTGATTGCTGAACGCTGGTTGACTTTGCAAGCAGGTAAAACCTTTCATCTAATTGTCGTCTTAAATCTAGCAGAATCGGCGAAATAA
- a CDS encoding Uma2 family endonuclease: protein MTQTLRQLVTFDEFVAKYPDNSGKRYELHDGVIVEMAQPVGDHEDVVGFLALEISADIKRLNLPYYIPKTVLVKPPGGESAYSPDILIINRPNLVNEPLWKKQSTVSQAASIPLVIEVVSTNWRDDYYKKLADYEAIGIPEYWIIDYAACGARKFIGNPKLPTISIYQLIDSEYQVTQFRGGESIISQAFPELNLSAEQIFQAGTVQI, encoded by the coding sequence ATGACTCAAACCTTACGCCAACTAGTTACATTCGATGAATTTGTTGCTAAATACCCAGACAATTCTGGAAAACGTTATGAACTGCATGATGGTGTAATTGTTGAAATGGCACAACCAGTCGGAGATCATGAAGATGTTGTTGGTTTTTTGGCGCTAGAAATATCTGCTGATATCAAACGTCTTAATTTACCTTATTACATTCCAAAAACTGTATTAGTCAAACCACCTGGAGGTGAATCAGCTTATTCACCAGACATATTAATTATCAATCGACCAAATTTAGTGAATGAGCCTCTATGGAAAAAGCAATCGACTGTATCTCAAGCTGCATCTATTCCATTGGTTATTGAAGTGGTTAGTACTAACTGGCGGGATGATTACTACAAAAAATTAGCTGATTATGAAGCTATAGGTATTCCTGAATATTGGATTATAGATTACGCCGCTTGTGGCGCTAGAAAGTTCATTGGCAATCCTAAACTGCCAACTATATCTATTTACCAATTAATCGATAGTGAATACCAAGTTACTCAATTTAGAGGCGGCGAGAGCATCATCTCACAAGCTTTCCCGGAATTGAATTTAAGCGCCGAACAGATTTTTCAAGCTGGAACTGTGCAAATCTAG
- the moaA gene encoding GTP 3',8-cyclase MoaA produces the protein MNQVDYLRISLIDRCNFRCQYCMPEGAELDYILKQQLLTDDELLTLIQKVFIPVGFTRFRLTGGEPLLRPRVVDLVEKIASFPQTQDLSMTTNGFLLAPIAQNLYDAGLRRINISLDSLDADTFDLIIGNRGRSRWQDVWNGIQAAYRVGFDPLKLNVVVIPGVNDQEILDLAALTIDKQWHVRFIEFMPIGNSDLFGDRGWVSSAELRQQIGDRWGLIESQIRGSGPADVFKIPGAKGTLGFISQMSECFCDRCNRMRLSADGWLRPCLLNESGQIDLKTALRHGISTTQLREQVRDLLAIKPEINFKGRDPGTVSAAYTRTMSQIGG, from the coding sequence ATGAACCAGGTAGATTATCTCCGGATTAGTTTAATCGATCGCTGCAATTTCCGTTGTCAATACTGTATGCCGGAGGGGGCAGAACTTGACTATATTCTCAAGCAACAATTATTAACTGATGATGAACTCCTCACCTTGATTCAAAAGGTGTTTATCCCCGTCGGCTTTACCCGCTTCCGTTTGACTGGTGGGGAACCTCTGCTACGTCCCCGTGTGGTGGATTTGGTAGAGAAAATCGCGTCTTTCCCCCAAACTCAAGACCTTTCAATGACCACTAACGGCTTTTTACTAGCCCCCATAGCCCAAAATCTTTATGATGCTGGTTTACGCCGGATAAATATTAGTCTCGACTCTCTTGATGCTGACACCTTTGATCTAATTATCGGCAATCGCGGGCGATCGCGCTGGCAAGATGTCTGGAATGGTATCCAAGCGGCTTATCGCGTGGGATTTGACCCTCTGAAGCTGAATGTAGTGGTGATTCCAGGAGTCAACGACCAAGAAATTTTAGATTTAGCCGCCCTCACCATTGACAAACAATGGCACGTCCGGTTTATTGAGTTTATGCCAATTGGCAACTCAGATTTATTTGGCGATCGCGGTTGGGTTTCTTCTGCTGAATTAAGGCAACAAATAGGCGATCGCTGGGGTTTGATAGAATCACAAATTCGTGGTAGTGGGCCTGCTGATGTATTTAAAATTCCCGGCGCGAAGGGGACGCTGGGATTTATTAGTCAGATGTCGGAATGTTTTTGCGATCGTTGTAATCGGATGCGTTTGAGCGCAGATGGTTGGCTGCGTCCTTGTCTATTGAATGAAAGCGGTCAAATTGACCTGAAAACTGCTCTACGTCATGGTATTAGCACTACCCAATTGCGAGAGCAGGTCAGGGATTTATTGGCAATTAAGCCAGAAATTAATTTTAAAGGGCGCGACCCTGGTACGGTATCAGCCGCATACACTCGTACCATGTCGCAAATTGGAGGTTAG
- the rpsD gene encoding 30S ribosomal protein S4, whose amino-acid sequence MSRYRGPRLRIVRRLGDLPGLTRKSARRAYPPGQHGQNRKKRSEYAIRLEEKQKLRFNYGLTEKQLLRYVRKARRVTGSTGQVLLQLLEMRLDNTVFRLGIAPTIPAARQLVNHGHITVNGRVVNIASYQTRPGEEIAVRDKEASRKLVEANLQYPGLANLPTHLEFDKNKLVGKVNSVIEREWVALQVNELLVVEYYSRQA is encoded by the coding sequence ATGTCCCGATATCGAGGGCCGCGCCTTAGAATTGTACGTCGCTTGGGCGACCTGCCAGGATTAACTCGTAAGAGCGCCAGACGCGCTTACCCACCTGGTCAACATGGTCAGAATCGCAAGAAGCGTTCTGAGTATGCTATCCGTCTTGAAGAAAAGCAAAAGCTCCGCTTCAACTACGGTTTAACTGAAAAGCAACTGCTACGCTATGTGCGGAAAGCCAGACGTGTTACGGGTTCTACCGGACAAGTGCTGCTGCAATTGTTAGAAATGCGCCTAGATAACACCGTTTTCCGCTTGGGTATAGCCCCCACTATTCCCGCAGCGCGTCAACTGGTAAATCACGGTCACATCACTGTGAACGGTCGTGTAGTGAATATTGCTAGCTACCAAACCCGTCCTGGTGAAGAAATTGCTGTTAGGGATAAAGAAGCATCCCGCAAGTTGGTAGAAGCTAACTTACAATACCCTGGTTTAGCTAACCTCCCCACTCATTTGGAATTTGACAAAAATAAGCTGGTTGGCAAAGTCAACAGCGTTATTGAGCGGGAATGGGTGGCGCTACAAGTCAATGAACTGCTTGTGGTGGAATACTACTCACGTCAGGCGTAA
- the hetR gene encoding heterocyst differentiation master regulator HetR translates to MSNDIDLIKRLGPSAMDQIMLYLAFSAMRTSGHRHGAFLDAAATAAKCAIYMTYLEQGQNLRMTGHLHHLEPKRVKIIVEEVRQALTEGKLLKMLGSQEPRYLIQLPYVWMEKYPWRPGKSRIPGTSLTTEEKKQIEQKLPSNLPDAQLITSFEFLELIEFLHKRSQEDMPPEHQMPLSEALAEHIKRRLLYSGTVTRIDSPWGMPFYALTRPFYAPADDQERTYIMVEDTAQYFRMMKNWAERRPNTMRVLEELDIPPEKFEQAMEELDEVIRAWADKYHQESGIPMMLQMVFGKKEE, encoded by the coding sequence ATGAGTAACGACATAGATCTGATCAAACGTCTTGGCCCCAGTGCGATGGATCAGATTATGCTTTATCTGGCTTTTAGTGCCATGCGGACGAGTGGGCACAGGCATGGGGCATTTTTAGATGCAGCAGCTACGGCAGCCAAATGTGCAATTTACATGACCTATCTAGAGCAGGGACAAAACCTGCGAATGACAGGACATTTACATCATTTGGAACCAAAGCGGGTAAAAATCATCGTAGAGGAAGTCAGACAGGCCCTGACTGAGGGCAAGCTGTTGAAGATGCTGGGTTCTCAAGAACCTCGCTATTTGATTCAACTGCCTTATGTTTGGATGGAAAAATATCCTTGGCGACCGGGGAAATCGCGCATTCCCGGTACAAGTCTGACAACCGAAGAAAAAAAACAAATTGAGCAGAAACTGCCTAGTAACCTGCCAGACGCCCAATTAATCACCTCTTTTGAGTTTTTGGAGTTAATTGAATTTCTGCACAAGCGATCGCAGGAAGACATGCCACCCGAACACCAAATGCCCTTGAGTGAAGCTTTGGCAGAACACATCAAACGGCGTCTACTTTACTCCGGTACGGTGACACGCATTGATTCTCCTTGGGGAATGCCCTTCTACGCTCTTACCCGTCCTTTCTATGCGCCCGCAGACGACCAAGAGCGCACCTACATCATGGTGGAAGATACTGCCCAGTATTTCCGGATGATGAAAAATTGGGCAGAAAGGCGACCAAATACTATGCGGGTTTTGGAAGAACTGGATATTCCGCCAGAGAAATTTGAGCAAGCTATGGAAGAACTAGATGAAGTAATCCGGGCTTGGGCAGATAAATATCACCAAGAGAGTGGCATTCCCATGATGTTACAGATGGTGTTTGGCAAAAAAGAAGAGTAA
- a CDS encoding EamA family transporter, with protein MGRFEKQPDNPRVRGDLSRSAENALWAVVEDLENLQQHVIRSMQEEIKRLQAEKNRLADDIQQLNQEKEQLQQVRQITEQQVLIRQLSEALAKHISSQLQSSLATLANKTLEQESSARAALKSVQINSPPEGAQNENVGKLLDNLDDTLTITFNSLQQELKNYQSNISQQLSRMHNQQQQGEVILTELINRLQGLEKTATKISTPVVLQPPEEKVIKVSPPTVLQLPELQQNSPLEASPNLGEVASNTIKTISVIPEYSSESKTKSEPITTSSEIPPLPPVKPDNVEPIYISRDLSPRETNLEPTAPSSEIPPLPPVKPDDVEPISVISADLSPRETNLEPTTPSSEIPPLPPVKPDDIEPIYISRDLSPRETNLEPTTPSSEIPPLPPVKPDDIEPISVISADLSPRETNLEPTAPSAEIPPLPPVKPDDVEPIYISRDLSPRETNLEPESIVRSPQPETPSLFGLSSIQIGFLLIVLSTVVSSLYNVAIKVMFFQGSQILGLVDVERLLYPTLGNVLLILMLRLLVVVPLMLLLAPMMHPRVWQDLQNIFDSVRGNSTPAKTATKKVLQLSIASGCFLFLSQVLVYLAVAEIPTGMAIALFFVYPLISVFLSWFLFRDRPTVFRTVAIGALFCGELLILGGSSISMDNLSFGGSTAILSGIAFAVYVVLTRICASNLHPVSFTLINFATMLFLSFIGLMIPLPGEWSLVIDNSKLLEIILSAFILGVLTLCGYVFNNIGIRKLGASRSAIIGAGVPILTVIFAGLIIQENLEIIQILGVLLITFGAAAFSLEKMRNIKSVNSNQ; from the coding sequence ATGGGGCGATTTGAGAAGCAACCAGACAACCCGCGAGTCAGAGGTGATCTATCCCGGTCAGCAGAAAATGCTCTCTGGGCAGTTGTTGAGGATTTAGAAAATCTTCAGCAACATGTGATCCGCTCAATGCAGGAAGAAATTAAGCGGCTGCAGGCGGAAAAAAACCGTTTAGCTGATGACATTCAACAGCTGAATCAGGAAAAAGAACAATTACAACAGGTGCGGCAAATTACAGAGCAGCAGGTGTTGATCCGCCAGCTATCAGAAGCTTTGGCCAAGCACATATCCTCGCAACTACAATCCTCTCTGGCGACGTTAGCAAACAAAACTCTAGAGCAGGAATCCTCAGCCAGAGCCGCCTTGAAGTCAGTTCAGATTAATAGCCCTCCAGAAGGCGCACAAAATGAAAATGTCGGCAAACTGCTAGACAACTTAGACGATACCTTAACTATCACCTTTAACTCACTGCAACAAGAACTGAAGAACTATCAAAGTAATATTTCTCAGCAGTTGTCTCGGATGCACAACCAACAACAACAAGGGGAGGTCATCTTAACAGAGTTAATTAATCGCTTACAAGGTCTGGAGAAAACAGCAACAAAAATATCAACACCTGTTGTCTTACAACCTCCAGAAGAAAAGGTGATCAAAGTATCACCACCTACTGTATTGCAACTTCCTGAGCTACAGCAGAACAGTCCTTTGGAAGCATCCCCGAATTTGGGTGAGGTAGCAAGCAACACTATTAAGACAATTTCTGTCATTCCAGAATACTCATCAGAAAGCAAAACTAAATCAGAACCCATCACCACATCATCGGAAATCCCCCCGCTACCGCCAGTTAAACCAGATAACGTAGAGCCAATTTATATTTCCAGAGATTTATCACCAAGGGAAACTAATTTAGAACCCACTGCGCCATCATCAGAAATTCCACCGCTACCACCAGTTAAACCAGATGACGTAGAGCCGATTTCTGTGATTTCAGCAGACTTATCGCCTAGGGAAACAAATTTAGAACCCACTACGCCATCATCAGAAATTCCACCGCTACCGCCAGTTAAACCAGATGACATAGAGCCGATTTATATTTCCAGAGATTTATCACCCAGGGAAACAAATTTAGAACCCACTACGCCATCATCAGAAATCCCCCCACTACCACCAGTCAAGCCAGATGACATAGAGCCGATTTCTGTGATTTCAGCAGACTTATCGCCTAGGGAAACAAATTTAGAACCCACTGCGCCATCAGCAGAAATTCCACCGCTACCACCAGTTAAACCAGATGACGTAGAGCCGATTTATATTTCCAGAGATTTATCACCAAGGGAAACTAATTTAGAACCTGAATCGATTGTGCGATCGCCCCAGCCGGAAACACCATCCTTATTCGGCTTATCGTCAATCCAAATCGGGTTCTTGCTGATTGTCTTGTCAACAGTAGTTTCATCGCTTTATAACGTAGCAATTAAAGTGATGTTCTTCCAAGGTTCTCAGATTCTCGGATTAGTGGACGTAGAACGCTTACTCTACCCGACTTTAGGGAATGTTCTGTTAATTTTGATGCTACGCTTGCTGGTGGTTGTGCCACTGATGTTATTGCTGGCTCCCATGATGCATCCACGAGTGTGGCAAGATTTGCAAAATATTTTTGACTCAGTCAGGGGAAATTCCACCCCGGCTAAGACAGCGACAAAGAAAGTTTTGCAGTTATCGATCGCCAGTGGCTGCTTTTTGTTTTTATCTCAAGTACTCGTTTATCTTGCTGTCGCAGAAATTCCTACAGGAATGGCGATCGCTCTTTTCTTTGTTTATCCCCTAATTAGCGTATTCTTATCGTGGTTTCTATTTCGCGATCGCCCCACCGTATTCCGCACCGTGGCGATCGGCGCTCTATTCTGCGGTGAATTGCTGATTTTAGGCGGTTCCAGCATTAGTATGGATAATCTTTCCTTCGGCGGTAGCACAGCCATTTTATCAGGTATAGCCTTTGCTGTTTACGTGGTTCTGACCAGGATATGTGCTAGCAACCTACATCCAGTGTCTTTTACATTAATTAACTTTGCCACAATGCTATTTCTGAGCTTCATCGGTTTAATGATACCCTTACCAGGTGAATGGAGCTTAGTAATTGACAATTCTAAATTGTTGGAAATTATTTTAAGTGCCTTTATTTTGGGCGTACTCACTCTCTGCGGTTATGTATTCAATAACATTGGGATTCGCAAATTAGGTGCATCCCGTTCCGCGATTATCGGTGCTGGTGTCCCCATTTTAACTGTCATATTTGCTGGGTTAATTATTCAAGAAAACTTAGAGATTATACAAATTTTAGGAGTATTATTAATAACTTTTGGTGCAGCAGCTTTCAGCTTAGAAAAAATGCGAAACATTAAATCAGTGAACAGTAATCAGTGA
- a CDS encoding inorganic phosphate transporter, whose protein sequence is MLITLAIVSLLAFYVAFNLGANDVANAMGTSVGSKAVTLKQALIIAGVLEFAGAVLFGHEVTETLATKVANPALFAAIPQTLVIGMMTVLLASGLWLQIATSRGLPVSSSHAVVGAIAGFSWVALGIDAIDWSSIGLITIGWILTPLISGAIAALFYSQIKHWILEQPNQVAQLQEWIPWLSVSLLGVFGVIVLPSLTQPLTNFFINEVGLTIPSHDIPLFTGAVAAIGLTLYSWKQLFSSPIPNPQSPVPSPIESVFARFQLLSACFVAFAHGSNDVGNAIAPLAAIVYINRTGNVPINGITIPIWILILGGIGIVGGLAIWGKKVIATIGENIISLQPSSGFCAELATATTILLASRLGLPVSTSHALVGGVVGIGLVQNIKSIKFSTLQNIAAAWLITVPLSAALSAAIFSIARIFFL, encoded by the coding sequence ATGCTCATAACCCTCGCTATAGTATCCCTGCTAGCCTTCTACGTCGCCTTTAACCTCGGTGCAAACGATGTTGCAAATGCAATGGGAACCTCTGTTGGTTCTAAAGCTGTCACCCTCAAACAAGCACTGATTATTGCTGGGGTGTTGGAGTTTGCGGGTGCTGTGTTGTTTGGACATGAGGTAACGGAAACTCTAGCCACGAAAGTTGCTAATCCGGCTTTATTTGCTGCTATACCCCAAACATTAGTCATAGGGATGATGACAGTTTTATTAGCGTCTGGGCTGTGGCTACAAATTGCCACCTCACGGGGTTTACCTGTATCCTCATCTCATGCAGTAGTAGGTGCGATCGCAGGATTTAGTTGGGTAGCTTTAGGAATCGATGCCATTGATTGGTCATCCATTGGCTTAATTACCATCGGCTGGATTTTAACACCATTGATCAGCGGGGCGATCGCGGCTTTGTTCTACAGTCAAATCAAACATTGGATTTTAGAACAACCAAATCAAGTAGCGCAGTTACAAGAGTGGATTCCCTGGTTAAGTGTGTCCCTGCTGGGAGTATTTGGCGTCATTGTCCTCCCTTCTCTCACCCAACCACTAACAAATTTTTTCATCAACGAAGTTGGATTAACCATCCCATCTCACGACATTCCCCTATTCACAGGCGCAGTCGCAGCCATTGGACTAACTCTCTACAGTTGGAAACAGTTATTCTCATCCCCAATCCCCAATCCCCAATCCCCAGTCCCCAGTCCCATAGAATCTGTATTCGCCCGCTTCCAGCTATTGAGTGCTTGCTTTGTTGCCTTTGCACATGGTTCTAATGATGTAGGAAATGCGATCGCACCATTAGCGGCGATCGTTTACATCAATCGCACTGGTAACGTACCCATAAATGGCATCACCATCCCCATCTGGATTTTAATCCTAGGCGGTATCGGCATAGTTGGGGGTTTAGCCATCTGGGGTAAAAAAGTCATCGCCACCATCGGCGAAAATATTATTTCCTTGCAACCTAGTAGTGGATTTTGTGCAGAACTCGCCACCGCCACCACAATTCTCCTCGCCTCCCGACTCGGTTTACCAGTCTCCACCTCCCACGCCCTCGTCGGTGGTGTGGTGGGTATCGGACTAGTGCAAAACATCAAGTCGATAAAATTCTCCACCCTTCAAAACATCGCCGCCGCCTGGTTAATTACAGTCCCTCTCAGTGCAGCCCTCAGCGCCGCCATCTTTAGCATCGCCCGGATTTTCTTCCTCTAG
- a CDS encoding zinc-dependent dehydrogenase: MKAQVFRGVNQLSYEEIPVPTLEPDAVLVQVRVVGLCQSDIKKIRYPLYEPPRIFGHETAGIIADVGSEVRGWEVGQRVAVMHHIPCMRCAYCLNENYSMCDVYKNISTTAGFNASGGGFAEYVKVPGHIVQNGGLIPIPDDISFEEASFVEPTNCCLKAVKKAQIAPGQTVLVTGAGPIGLMFVMLVKYFGGKAIATDLLPSRIEKALNVGAEAAFDARDPDLTAKIHAITGGMGVDVTLLAVPSEKAFFSALDSTRKGGKILFFAEFPDELEIPINPNILYRREIDLMGSYSSSYRLQSLSADIVFNRRIDVEALISDRYPLQNLSAAVDQAIAPTAETYKILIYP; encoded by the coding sequence GTGAAAGCACAGGTATTTAGAGGCGTTAATCAACTTTCCTACGAAGAGATCCCAGTACCGACTCTGGAACCAGATGCAGTGCTGGTACAGGTGCGGGTAGTGGGTTTGTGTCAATCAGATATTAAAAAAATTCGTTATCCCCTGTATGAACCACCGCGCATTTTTGGACATGAAACGGCTGGGATTATTGCAGATGTGGGTTCTGAGGTAAGAGGCTGGGAAGTGGGACAACGGGTAGCAGTGATGCATCATATTCCGTGTATGCGTTGCGCCTATTGCCTAAATGAAAATTATTCTATGTGCGATGTCTATAAAAATATCTCCACCACAGCCGGTTTTAACGCCAGTGGCGGCGGGTTTGCGGAGTATGTGAAGGTACCAGGTCATATTGTGCAAAATGGCGGGCTAATTCCCATTCCCGATGATATTTCTTTTGAAGAAGCCAGTTTTGTGGAACCGACTAACTGCTGCTTAAAGGCAGTGAAAAAAGCCCAAATTGCCCCTGGGCAAACTGTTTTGGTGACTGGTGCAGGGCCGATTGGGTTAATGTTTGTGATGTTGGTGAAGTATTTTGGCGGCAAAGCGATCGCTACTGACCTCCTCCCCTCTAGAATTGAAAAAGCTTTAAATGTCGGTGCAGAAGCGGCTTTTGATGCCCGCGATCCCGATTTAACAGCAAAAATTCACGCCATAACTGGTGGAATGGGTGTGGATGTCACCCTATTGGCTGTACCCAGCGAGAAAGCTTTCTTCTCTGCACTTGATAGCACCCGTAAAGGCGGTAAAATTTTGTTCTTTGCAGAGTTTCCAGATGAACTAGAAATTCCCATTAATCCCAACATCCTCTACCGTCGGGAAATTGATTTAATGGGCAGCTACAGCTCATCCTATCGCCTGCAGAGCCTGTCTGCTGATATTGTGTTTAATCGCCGGATTGATGTAGAAGCGTTAATTAGCGATCGCTATCCACTACAAAATTTATCAGCAGCCGTAGATCAGGCGATCGCACCCACTGCAGAGACTTATAAAATTTTGATTTATCCCTAG
- a CDS encoding helix-turn-helix domain-containing protein, whose protein sequence is MLQQNSSLEPVTYPEQEKQSIQELERTLKDEDSPAKLVVANGEQITIPESVYQVLRKVVHAMASGHAITVVTQQPEMTTQQAANYLNVSRPYLIKLLEQGEIPYITVGSHRRVIFEDLKKYKQQRDTERQQGLQEMTQFLQDEGFYD, encoded by the coding sequence ATGTTACAGCAAAATTCATCCCTAGAGCCTGTCACATATCCAGAGCAAGAAAAGCAATCTATCCAGGAACTAGAACGCACACTCAAAGATGAAGATTCACCAGCAAAATTAGTTGTCGCGAACGGAGAACAAATTACCATTCCGGAATCTGTGTATCAAGTGCTACGTAAAGTTGTCCACGCAATGGCATCTGGTCACGCTATAACCGTAGTTACCCAACAGCCGGAAATGACGACACAACAAGCGGCTAATTATCTCAATGTTTCACGCCCTTATCTGATTAAGTTATTAGAACAGGGTGAAATTCCATACATTACAGTCGGTTCCCATCGCCGAGTGATTTTTGAGGATTTAAAGAAATATAAACAGCAAAGGGATACTGAACGCCAGCAAGGACTTCAGGAAATGACTCAATTTCTGCAAGATGAGGGGTTCTATGATTGA
- a CDS encoding FAD-dependent oxidoreductase, translated as MVNQTYTTDVLVVGGGVGGTAAAIQAARRGVNTILVSEFPWLGGMLTSAGVSVPDGNELEAFQTGLWGAFLRELRHRQPGGLDHSWVSFFSFDPRVGAKIFADWVQELPNLQWFQGQVPLEVLRQGNSVTGVRFANFTIKAKIILDGTELGDLLALAEIPYRWGWELQSEWGEPSAPETFNSLTEKYPVQAPTGVVIMQDFGVEVAPEIPQAPHYNPSLFAGAWDGYGGETFLNYGRLPGGRFMINWPICGNDYGEGLGRLLDSEASRGEFIQECRWHSQNFAHFIQSQLGRRYGLAEEVFPLLGLGTGRGDGRGFLAPTTSAFALHPYYRESRRLVGLNTVREQDILPVTGGRVASLNLDTIAIGNYANDHHYPGFTFPLQPKSIRWGGRWTGTPFTIPYSCLVPQLTDNFLVCEKNISVSHIANGATRLQPVVMGIGQAAGMAAAMCVEFNCQPRDLSVRALQAALLQDERSPTAIIPLFNLALSDSEWLPQQVYYLDNPEAYPKNGYSSSSSLPQYCHVNTYQVLIRTCDCFTGIFQRQDQQDYRFTITAPEAHQEQTWQLVTRRSQIDDQLQALPHQQLVKIWGRLNPAGNWLIVEYLET; from the coding sequence GTGGTTAATCAGACTTATACAACCGATGTGTTAGTTGTGGGTGGGGGAGTTGGCGGCACAGCTGCGGCTATCCAAGCGGCGCGACGGGGCGTAAACACTATCCTGGTGAGTGAATTTCCTTGGTTGGGAGGAATGCTGACCTCGGCGGGTGTTTCTGTACCCGATGGTAATGAATTAGAAGCCTTTCAGACGGGGTTATGGGGTGCTTTTTTGCGGGAATTACGGCACCGTCAGCCAGGGGGATTAGATCACAGCTGGGTGAGCTTTTTTAGTTTTGATCCGCGGGTTGGGGCAAAGATTTTCGCTGATTGGGTGCAGGAGTTACCAAATCTGCAATGGTTTCAAGGACAAGTGCCTTTAGAGGTGTTGCGTCAGGGAAATTCTGTAACTGGTGTGAGATTTGCCAATTTCACTATTAAAGCCAAGATTATTCTCGACGGCACAGAATTAGGCGATTTATTAGCTTTGGCGGAAATACCTTACCGTTGGGGCTGGGAATTGCAATCGGAATGGGGAGAACCCAGTGCGCCAGAGACTTTCAATTCCCTTACAGAAAAATATCCAGTGCAAGCACCCACTGGAGTAGTCATCATGCAAGATTTTGGTGTAGAAGTCGCCCCAGAAATTCCTCAAGCCCCTCACTATAATCCATCCCTGTTTGCTGGGGCTTGGGATGGCTATGGTGGCGAAACATTTTTGAATTACGGGCGCTTGCCAGGTGGTCGATTTATGATTAATTGGCCGATTTGTGGCAATGACTACGGCGAAGGATTAGGGCGTTTGCTAGATTCAGAGGCATCCAGGGGTGAGTTTATTCAAGAATGCCGCTGGCACAGCCAGAATTTCGCCCATTTTATCCAAAGTCAGCTTGGGCGTCGTTATGGCTTGGCTGAAGAGGTTTTTCCTTTATTGGGGCTGGGAACCGGGCGAGGAGATGGGCGAGGTTTCCTCGCCCCTACTACGTCGGCGTTTGCGCTGCATCCCTATTACCGGGAAAGTCGCCGTTTGGTGGGATTAAATACTGTGCGAGAACAGGATATTTTGCCTGTCACAGGGGGTAGGGTGGCGTCTTTAAATCTCGATACCATTGCTATTGGTAATTACGCTAACGACCACCATTATCCTGGCTTCACATTCCCACTACAACCCAAATCTATCCGCTGGGGGGGACGTTGGACTGGAACTCCCTTTACTATTCCCTACAGTTGCCTTGTTCCTCAGCTGACAGATAATTTCTTAGTCTGTGAAAAGAATATTTCTGTCTCCCATATTGCCAATGGGGCAACGAGATTACAACCTGTGGTTATGGGTATTGGTCAAGCTGCAGGCATGGCGGCGGCGATGTGCGTTGAGTTTAACTGTCAACCAAGGGATTTATCGGTCAGGGCATTGCAAGCAGCTCTACTACAAGATGAGCGATCGCCTACGGCTATTATACCGTTGTTTAACTTAGCACTTAGTGACTCCGAGTGGTTGCCACAGCAAGTCTATTATCTAGACAATCCAGAAGCCTACCCAAAGAACGGCTATAGCTCTTCTTCATCATTGCCTCAGTACTGTCACGTAAATACATATCAGGTGTTAATACGGACATGCGATTGCTTCACAGGCATTTTCCAGCGGCAAGATCAGCAAGATTACAGATTCACTATTACTGCTCCAGAAGCTCATCAAGAACAAACTTGGCAACTTGTAACTAGGCGATCGCAAATTGATGATCAGCTACAAGCTTTACCCCATCAGCAATTGGTAAAAATTTGGGGTCGCCTGAATCCTGCCGGAAATTGGTTAATAGTCGAATATCTCGAAACATAA
- the patX gene encoding heterocyst-inhibiting protein PatX — protein MRAAISLLVSSLVFGSLAFNYQGMANQLSRQMLASSGSEELLSVRPKPKPNQPEKPAPHRGSGRRELMEYYGNNHLAV, from the coding sequence ATGCGTGCTGCCATTTCACTTCTAGTATCAAGCCTGGTGTTTGGCTCCTTAGCTTTTAACTACCAAGGCATGGCTAATCAATTATCACGTCAAATGCTTGCCTCTTCTGGTTCTGAAGAGTTACTCTCGGTGAGACCGAAACCGAAACCTAACCAACCAGAAAAACCTGCACCCCATCGCGGTAGCGGACGCCGAGAGTTAATGGAATATTACGGTAATAACCATCTTGCTGTTTAG